The ANME-2 cluster archaeon DNA window AGGTTGACGGGAATGTAAAGGCAATCGTCTGTACACATGGTCATCTTGACCATATCGGTGCCCTACCAAAACTGGCCCACAGGTACGATGCCCCAATCATTTCAACACCATATACATCAGAGCTTATTAAACAACAGTTAAAGAATGAAAAGAAATACCAGGTAAAGAATAAAGTAGAAGCTCTCACTACAGGGAAGATACATAAAGTGAGCCCGAATATTTCAATTGAATTGATACGGGTACAGCACAGTATCATCGATGCTTCTTTTGCGGCCATACATACACCTGAGGGGATCATACTATATGCTAATGATTTTAAGCTTGACAGAACGCCTGTTATAGGCGAAAAACCTGACTTTGACCGGCTGCGCCAGATCGGGAAAGAAGGAGTTATTGCTATGCTCACTGAAAGTACTAACTCGGGCATGTCTGGTAAAACACCTTCTGAAAAAATAGCTGCCGATATGGTTTCTGATGTGATGCTGGGTACTGAAGAGGCAGAATCCGGAATAATCGTTACCACGTTCTCATCTCATATTGCCAGGATCAAATCCATAATTGAAGCGGCAGTGCAGATGGATCGCATACCTGTATTAATGGGCCGTTCTATGGAGAGGTATGTTGGTACTGCCGAAAGAATGGGATATTTGAAATTCCCTGATAACCTGGAGATATACGGGCACCGTAATTCCATTGATAAGGCCTTGAAACGAATTAATATGGAAGGGAAGGAAAAGTACCTGCCAATAATTACCGGACACCAGGGCGAACCGGGTGCCATATTAACAAGGATATCAAATGACACTACAGATTATAAGATCGAAAAAGGAGATAAGGTAATCTTCTCCGCCAATGTCATACCAAATCCAATGACCCAGGCGAACCGGTATTCACTTGAGACCAAACTGAAGATGAAAGGTGCCCGGATATATGATAATGTTCATGTTTCAGGCCATGCACACAGGGAAGACCACTGGGAACTGTTAAGGATGATAAATCCCGAGCACGTGATACCAGCACACGGTAACATTATGATGCATAGTAATTATTTGGAAATGGCAGAGGAAGCAGGATACATTTTTGGTGAGAATACCCACCTTATGCGTAATGGCGAAGAGATACTTATTGAATAAATATATTAATGAGGTAAATGAGGTACTTTCATGGACTTGATCAAGGAGATTGATAAACGTGGAAAACGGGTAAATGGTTCTATCCATAATTTAATGCCGATCGGACGTCCTGACGAACTTTACCGTGCAATGCGCTACCTCTTTGATGCCGGCGGAAAACGACTGCGGCCTGCAACCCTTATACTTGCAACTGAAGCTGTAGGCGGGAATCCGGACAGTGTAATTCCGGCTGCAACTGCTGTTGAACTGGTCCACAACTTCACTTTGATACATGACGATATCATGGACCAGGATGAATTAAGAAGGGGACTGCCGTCAGTCCATGTTAAGTGGGGCTTATCAGGTGCCATACTTGCAGGCGATACGTTATATTCCAAGGCATTCCATATCCTGAGCCAGTGTAAAACAGACCCTGTCCACATGGTTGAGTGTCTTACAGTGATGTCCATGACCTGTATAGAGATTTGCGAAGGACAGTGGATGGATATTAGTTTTGAAAAGAGGAAACATGTCCCCGAATCCGAGTACATGGAAATGGTTGAGAAAAAGACTGCCGTACTCTATGCAGCATCTGCAAAACTGGGTGCGATCCTGGGTGGCAGCACTCAGGAAGAAGCTGATGCACTCTGGGATTTCGGACGCCTGGCTGGTGTGGGTTTCCAGATATTTGATGATGTGCTTGACCTGGTCACACCTGAGGATGTACTGGGTAAGATGAGGGGTAGCGACCTGAGGGAAGGTAAACAGACCCTGATCGCCATTCATGCCAGGGAGAATAATGTGGAACTGGATGTGTTCGGTAAGAGAAACGCTATCAAGGCAGAGATTGACCATGCACTGAAGACACTTGAGGATTCGGGTTCTGTCGACTATGCCAAGACCACTGCCAGAAAATTTGTGGCTGAAGGTAAGGCAAAACTGGACGTTTTGCCAGACACTGAAGCTAAGGATATATTACTGGCTTTGGCGGATTATATGATCGAACGAAAATTTTAATAATTCTAATAACTAAAGATTACAATAATTTAATTATGTTTCAAGTACGATGACCAAACAATGCGAAGCATGCAAGGGCAGAGGATATATTGATACCTCAGAGCAGGAATGTCCTGACTGCAAGGGATCAGGCAAACCTAAGAGTCTTGACCTTACCAAAATGACAGAAAATGACCTGGGAAGCCTGCTGGAAGGTGGGGGAAAATGCCAGAAGTGCGGCGGCTCAGGCACCATTACAGTGAAGCAGAAATGCGAGGTTTGCGGCGGCAGGGGTGAAAAGGCCAACTGCCGAATATGCGGCCAGTCCCTTGATGCCGATACACAAGGTAGTATGTGTGCTTCCTGCGCCACAAAACCGCTGGTACAGAAACTGAGTCCTGCCTGTGATACTTCTGATCTGGAGATAGGCATGACCTATGAGGGTGTGGTGGACAGCCTGGCCAATTTCGGTGCCTTTGTGAACCTGAACCCGCGTACACGCGGGCTGGCACACGAGAAGCACCTGACCAGGACCCCTGACGTGGGGGAGACGATCTTTGTACAGGTGAAGAACATTGCATCTAACGGCAACATAGACCTTGTGCCTGTGACCCTTAAGGAATACCAGTTGCTCCAGGTTGAAAAGGATATCCCCCGCACCCGGATATCCAGACTTCGCGATCATATCAGCAAACTGGTGCATATATCAGGTGAGGCCATCCAGATAAAGCAGACAGGCGGCCCGACAATATTTACGGTGGCAGATGAGACCGGGACCGTGCCATGTGCAGCCTTTGAGAAGGCGGGGCAGCGTTCATATCCTGAGATAGAATCAGATATGATCGTTAAAGTAGTGGGTGAGCTTAGCGTAAGGAACAGCGAACTGCAGATCGAGATAAGGGAAATACGGCAGATGTGGGGGGCAGAATCGGCTGCTATTGAGGGGGAGATAGAGAGTGCTCTTGATGAGCGTTCCGAGCCTCATGAAACCAA harbors:
- a CDS encoding polyprenyl synthetase family protein, whose protein sequence is MDLIKEIDKRGKRVNGSIHNLMPIGRPDELYRAMRYLFDAGGKRLRPATLILATEAVGGNPDSVIPAATAVELVHNFTLIHDDIMDQDELRRGLPSVHVKWGLSGAILAGDTLYSKAFHILSQCKTDPVHMVECLTVMSMTCIEICEGQWMDISFEKRKHVPESEYMEMVEKKTAVLYAASAKLGAILGGSTQEEADALWDFGRLAGVGFQIFDDVLDLVTPEDVLGKMRGSDLREGKQTLIAIHARENNVELDVFGKRNAIKAEIDHALKTLEDSGSVDYAKTTARKFVAEGKAKLDVLPDTEAKDILLALADYMIERKF
- a CDS encoding RNase J family beta-CASP ribonuclease, translated to MTDIGIIAVGGYNEMGRNMTAIRVGNEIVVMDMGLRLDMVQIHEDVEIDRKSSRDLIKMGVIPDDLVMKQVDGNVKAIVCTHGHLDHIGALPKLAHRYDAPIISTPYTSELIKQQLKNEKKYQVKNKVEALTTGKIHKVSPNISIELIRVQHSIIDASFAAIHTPEGIILYANDFKLDRTPVIGEKPDFDRLRQIGKEGVIAMLTESTNSGMSGKTPSEKIAADMVSDVMLGTEEAESGIIVTTFSSHIARIKSIIEAAVQMDRIPVLMGRSMERYVGTAERMGYLKFPDNLEIYGHRNSIDKALKRINMEGKEKYLPIITGHQGEPGAILTRISNDTTDYKIEKGDKVIFSANVIPNPMTQANRYSLETKLKMKGARIYDNVHVSGHAHREDHWELLRMINPEHVIPAHGNIMMHSNYLEMAEEAGYIFGENTHLMRNGEEILIE